One Capra hircus breed San Clemente chromosome 29, ASM170441v1, whole genome shotgun sequence genomic region harbors:
- the LOC102191315 gene encoding pregnancy-associated glycoprotein 1-like yields the protein MKWIVLLGLVAFSECIVKIPLRRVKTMRNTLREKNMLNNFLKEHAYRPSQMSFRGSNLTIHPLKNIEDVVYMGSITIGTPPQEFQVIFDTGSSDLWVPSDFCPIAAYSTHNRFRHLQSSTFRITNKTFSVAYESGSMKGVVAHDTVRIGDLVSTDQLFGLSMEEYGFEDITFDGVLGLNYPNMSSSGAIPIFDKLKNEGAISEPVFAFYLSKDEQEGSVVMFGGVDHHYYKGELNWVPLIQAGDWIVHMDRISMRRKVIACSGGCEAVVDTGVSVIKGPRTLVDNIRKLISTTPWGSKHYVSCFVDLPSIIFTINGINYPVPAEAYILKDYRGCYFIFEEIAVSPPIETWILGDIFLRLYFSVFDRGNDRIGLARAV from the exons ATGAAGTGGATTGTGCTCCTTGGGCTGGTGGCCTTCTCAGAGTGCATAGTCAA AATACCTCTAAGGAGAGTGAAGACCATGAGAAACACCCTCAGGGAAAAAAACATGCTGAACAATTTCCTGAAGGAGCATGCTTACAGACCGTCCCAGATGTCTTTTCGTGGCTCAAATTTAACTATTCACCCGCTGAAAAACATCGAGGAT GTGGTCTACATGGGTAGCATCACCATTGGAACACCCCCTCAGGAATTCCAGGTTATCTTTGACACAGGCTCATCTGACTTGTGGGTGCCCTCTGACTTTTGTCCCATTGCAGCCTATT ctaCACACAATAGGTTCAGACATCTTCAGTCTTCTACCTTCCGGATTACCAATAAGACCTTCAGCGTCGCCTACGAATCTGGGAGCATGAAAGGAGTTGTTGCTCATGACACAGTTCGG ATTGGGGACCTTGTAAGCACTGACCAGCTGTTCGGTCTAAGCATGGAGGAATACGGGTTTGAGGATATAACTTTTGATGGCGTCTTGGGCTTGAACTACCCCAACATGTCCTCTTCTGGAGCAATCCCCATCTTTGACAAGCTGAAGAATGAAGGTGccatttctgagcctgtttttgcCTTCTACTTGAGCAA AGACGAGCAGGAGGGGAGTGTGGTGATGTTTGGTGGGGTGGACCACCACTACTACAAGGGAGAGCTCAACTGGGTACCATTGATCCAAGCAGGTGACTGGATTGTACACATGGACCG CATCTCCATGAGAAGAAAGGTTATTGCTTGTTCTGGTGGCTGCGAGGCCGTTGTTGACACCGGGGTATCAGTGATCAAAGGCCCAAGAACACTGGTTGATAACATACGGAAGCTCATCAGCACCACACCATGGGGTTCCAAG CACTACGTTTCATGTTTTGTGGACCTGCCTTCTATTATTTTCACCATTAACGGTATCAACTACCCAGTACCAGCTGAAGCCTACATCCTCAAG GATTATAGAGGCTGCTATTTCATCTTTGAAGAGATCGCTGTGAGTCCACCTATAGAGACCTGGATCCTGGGTGACATCTTCCTGAGGCTGTATTTCTCAGTCTTTGATCGAGGAAATGACAGGATTGGCCTAGCAAGGGCAGTGTAA